A single Triticum dicoccoides isolate Atlit2015 ecotype Zavitan chromosome 2A, WEW_v2.0, whole genome shotgun sequence DNA region contains:
- the LOC119355672 gene encoding probable serine incorporator isoform X2, with protein sequence MIKIQAPELYRDSGAYEARKGQSLRARYVYGLIFFATNLLAWFIRDYGAKLLGGLHHIPVCGAGDSKCFRSGGVLRVSLGCFIFFWVMFATTFGTRKLQGVRNSWHSGCWTLKFLVYAVSIVTPFIIPNIFIQLYGEIARMGAGIFLILQLISMLHLISWCNKRWMPAPGSNQCGLFGLFLSTVSFIASFAGILVLYIMYVPNSSCVFNIFTIIWTAVLVKIMMAVSLHSKVNEGLLSSGIMGSYIVFLCWSALHSEPRTGKCYTEMKIGKDGNWATIISFIIAICSIVSATFSTGINNRSFQFRSDETRLEEDVPYSYEIFHIVFAVGAMYFAMLFISWELNHPITRKWSIDVGWASTWVKIMNEWLAFCIYVWRLISPALSRKQPANDEESPSTI encoded by the exons ATGATCAAGATACAAGCGCCGGAGCTGTACAGAGACAGCGGCGCGTACGAGGCGAGGAAGGGGCAGTCGCTGAGGGCGCGCTACGTCTACGGGCTCATCTTCTTCGCCACCAACCTGCTGGCCTGGTTCATCAGGGACTACGGGGCCAAGCTGCTCGGCGGACTGCACC ATATCCCGGTCTGTGGAGCAGGGGACTCCAAATGCTTCCGCTCTGGAGGGGTGCTCCGGGTTAGCTTGGGTTGCTTC ATATTTTTCTGGGTGATGTTTGCCACAACATTTGGAACACGCAAGCTCCAGGGAGTTCGTAATTCGTGGCATTCTGGATGCTGGACCCTCAAGTTTCTGGTGTATGCCGTGTCAATCGTCACCCCGTTTATCATCCCTAACATCTTCATCCAGCTCTATG GTGAAATTGCTCGAATGGGTGCCGG GATATTTCTCATTCTCCAGCTTATAAGCATGCTCCACCTCATATCATGGTGCAATAAACGTTGGATGCCAGCTCCTGGATCAAATCAATG CGGCCTGTTCGGATTGTTCTTGTCAACTGTCTCCTTCATTGCCTCATTTGCCGGAATCCTCGTGCTATATATTATGTATGTTCCAAACTCATCATGTGTGTTCAACATCTTCACTATTATATGGACGGCAGTCCTTGTGAAGATAATGATGGCGGTGTCACTGCACTCAAAG GTTAATGAGGGTCTTCTATCCTCTGGAATAATGGGCTCATATATTGTGTTCCTTTGTTGGTCTGCACTACACAG CGAACCACGAACTGGAAAGTGCTACACTGAGATGAAAATTGGCAAGGATGGTAATTGGGCTACTATAATT AGCTTCATTATTGCGATTTGCTCCATTGTGTCGGCCACATTTTCTACTGGAATCAATAACAGATCCTTTCAA TTTCGAAGTGATGAGACCCGGTTGGAAGAGGATGTCCCCTACAGCTATGAGATCTTCCACATTGTGTTTGCGGTGGGGGCTATGTATTTTGCAATGCTATTCATAAGCTGGGAGCTTAACCATCCAATAACAAGAAA ATGGAGCATAGATGTTGGATGGGCAAGCACATGGGTAAAGATCATGAATGAATGGCTGGCATTTTGCATATACG TTTGGAGACTGATCTCCCCAGCCCTGTCGAGGAAACAACCTGCCAATGATGAAGAGTCTCCCTCCACAATATAG
- the LOC119355672 gene encoding probable serine incorporator isoform X1, translating to MACEFRRTRLELSEKTILLAENSSGIGSTRGDMIKIQAPELYRDSGAYEARKGQSLRARYVYGLIFFATNLLAWFIRDYGAKLLGGLHHIPVCGAGDSKCFRSGGVLRVSLGCFIFFWVMFATTFGTRKLQGVRNSWHSGCWTLKFLVYAVSIVTPFIIPNIFIQLYGEIARMGAGIFLILQLISMLHLISWCNKRWMPAPGSNQCGLFGLFLSTVSFIASFAGILVLYIMYVPNSSCVFNIFTIIWTAVLVKIMMAVSLHSKVNEGLLSSGIMGSYIVFLCWSALHSEPRTGKCYTEMKIGKDGNWATIISFIIAICSIVSATFSTGINNRSFQFRSDETRLEEDVPYSYEIFHIVFAVGAMYFAMLFISWELNHPITRKWSIDVGWASTWVKIMNEWLAFCIYVWRLISPALSRKQPANDEESPSTI from the exons ATGGCTTGTGAATTCCGCAGAACTCGACTCGAGCTTAGTGAGAAGACCATTTTGCTTGCCGAGAACAGCAGCGGCATTGGGTCTACGAGAGGGGATATGATCAAGATACAAGCGCCGGAGCTGTACAGAGACAGCGGCGCGTACGAGGCGAGGAAGGGGCAGTCGCTGAGGGCGCGCTACGTCTACGGGCTCATCTTCTTCGCCACCAACCTGCTGGCCTGGTTCATCAGGGACTACGGGGCCAAGCTGCTCGGCGGACTGCACC ATATCCCGGTCTGTGGAGCAGGGGACTCCAAATGCTTCCGCTCTGGAGGGGTGCTCCGGGTTAGCTTGGGTTGCTTC ATATTTTTCTGGGTGATGTTTGCCACAACATTTGGAACACGCAAGCTCCAGGGAGTTCGTAATTCGTGGCATTCTGGATGCTGGACCCTCAAGTTTCTGGTGTATGCCGTGTCAATCGTCACCCCGTTTATCATCCCTAACATCTTCATCCAGCTCTATG GTGAAATTGCTCGAATGGGTGCCGG GATATTTCTCATTCTCCAGCTTATAAGCATGCTCCACCTCATATCATGGTGCAATAAACGTTGGATGCCAGCTCCTGGATCAAATCAATG CGGCCTGTTCGGATTGTTCTTGTCAACTGTCTCCTTCATTGCCTCATTTGCCGGAATCCTCGTGCTATATATTATGTATGTTCCAAACTCATCATGTGTGTTCAACATCTTCACTATTATATGGACGGCAGTCCTTGTGAAGATAATGATGGCGGTGTCACTGCACTCAAAG GTTAATGAGGGTCTTCTATCCTCTGGAATAATGGGCTCATATATTGTGTTCCTTTGTTGGTCTGCACTACACAG CGAACCACGAACTGGAAAGTGCTACACTGAGATGAAAATTGGCAAGGATGGTAATTGGGCTACTATAATT AGCTTCATTATTGCGATTTGCTCCATTGTGTCGGCCACATTTTCTACTGGAATCAATAACAGATCCTTTCAA TTTCGAAGTGATGAGACCCGGTTGGAAGAGGATGTCCCCTACAGCTATGAGATCTTCCACATTGTGTTTGCGGTGGGGGCTATGTATTTTGCAATGCTATTCATAAGCTGGGAGCTTAACCATCCAATAACAAGAAA ATGGAGCATAGATGTTGGATGGGCAAGCACATGGGTAAAGATCATGAATGAATGGCTGGCATTTTGCATATACG TTTGGAGACTGATCTCCCCAGCCCTGTCGAGGAAACAACCTGCCAATGATGAAGAGTCTCCCTCCACAATATAG